DNA sequence from the Sinomonas terrae genome:
GTCATGGGGCAGGGTAAGGCCTTCGCGGTCCACGAGGCACTCGACCAGTCCGGAGCCTTTGCGGGGCCCCTGCTCGTTGCACTCATGGTCGCAGTGTCGGGCTATCAAGCAGGGTTCGGGATTCTCGCCATTCCCGGTGTACTGGCATTGGTCGCGGTTCTGTGGGTCCGTCGCGCCGTGCCCACACCGGAGCGCTACGACCACGAGCTGCCAGAGCGCCCTGATCAAGCGGACGGCGGTCAGCCAGACGCAGGGCAGCCGCCAGCACTGCCCCAGCCAGCCAAGAGCCCTCTGCCCCGCCGGTTCTGGTGGTACAGCGCCTTCACGGCCGCCTCGATGCTCGGCTTCGCGACCTTCGCTGTGATCTCGTACCACCTCGAGGTGCGCCGGGTTCTTCCGGAGCCGCTGATCCCCGTGGCCTACGCAGTGGCGATGGGCGCAGCCGCCCTTGCCGCTCTCGGTTCGGGCGCCCTCTACGACAGATTCGGACTGGGCGGCCTCCTCATCGCTCTCCCGCTCGCGGCCGCAGTACCGTTCCTGTCCTTCAGCACCGATCCCACGCTCGTCTGGGTTGGCGCTGCCGTGTGGGGGGCGGCCATGGGCATGCACGAATCGACTCTTCGCGCCGCCGTCGCGGACCTCGTGCCCAGCGCTCGCAGGGGGACGGCCTATGGCACCTTCACAGCGATCTACGGCGTCGCATGGCTCGCCGGCTCGACCATTATCGGGGCGCTCTACCAGACCTCGATTACGGCCGTCGTCGTCTTCACCCTCGCCACCCAAGCGCTGGCTCTGGTTCTCATGATCCCGCTCCTGCGGGGCGGGCGCCGGGGCCTCAAGGGGTCGGCGGGCTGAGGGGGCGCATGGCCGCTAGTGGGTGGGTGGGAGTGGGATCCGCCAGCGCACCGTGGTTCCGCGCTCCGAGGTCGACTCGATGACGCAGTCGCCTCCGAGGGACTCTGCGCGATGGCGCATGTGGTCGAGTCCGCTGACTCGTCCGGGGTTGTCGAAGCCCTGTCCATCGTCCTCGACAAGGACTTCGAGGGCTGCGGCCTCCGCGGCGAGGGAGACAGTGAGATTGGCGGCGCCCGAGTGCTTGACGGCGTTGCTCACCGCTTCGGAGACGACGGCGAGGACTTGACGCGCTATGGGCGAGGGGATGTCGTCGACCCGGCCGGCAATGTTGAACCGCGGAACGACGGATGCGTCGCGGACGGCCCCGGTCACGAGGTCCACGAGGGCACGCGAGAAGGCCTGTTCGCCAGGCTTGGTTCCTTCCCCCAGTGAATAGATGGTGCTGCGGAGCTCTCTGATGCTCGCATCCAGTTCGTTGGTGATGGCGGCGATCTTCGCTTCGCTCCCGGAACCCGCTGTAAATCCGCGGAGGCCCTGAATGCTGAGACCGACCAGGAACAGGCGCCTGATGACCAGATCGTGGAGGTCAAGGGCTATGCGATCACGGTCGAGCCCGATTAGCACCTCTTCCCTCCGGCGGCGCGCTCGGTTCAGGCCGAGGGCGAGGCCCACCTGCGAGCCGAATACCACCGCCGACTCCAGATCGGTCTGGCTGTACTGGCCGGTACCCGCCCGGCGGGCCAGGAGGAGGATCGGCCCCTGCTGGCTCGCATGCCCCAGTGGAATGACGAGAACATCGCCGAGCTTCTCGGCAGTCCCCCCATCGAAGAGGGCCGAAGGATCGTGTATGAGCACGGGTCGTCCTTCTGCCACGGCGTTGGCGAGGGCCGGCGGGCTGGGCAGGCGGGCACCCTGCGGGAGAGCGAGGTCACCCACAAATGACTTAGCCGAAAGGAAGCCCTCGTCCCCACGGTCCTGATCCGCCATGATCGCAAGGACCGACTCGGAAGCCTGAAGCGCCCATTCGGCGACCAGATCCAAGTCTTCTTCAGGAGCCCTGCCGCCGTTGGAGATGAGCTCTTCGCTCGTGGTCATTCCCGCCTCTAGCCACCGTTGCCTCCGCCGGCTCACGTCGTAGAGCCGCGCGTTCTGGATGGCGACCCCGGCTGCGGCGGCAAGGGCAATCGCGAGTTCTTCGTCCTCGACCGTGAAATCCTGTCCGTTCGCCTTCTCAGTGAGGTAGAGGTTGCCGAAGATCGCCTCCCTCACCCGAATGGGGACGCCGAGGAAGGTCTTCATGGGCGGATGGTTCTCAGGGAACCCGACGGAGACCGGATGCTGGTGAAGGTCGTGCAGCCGCAGGGGCTTGGGGTCCCGAATGAGCTGGCCCAAGACTCCGTGGCCCGTCGGGAAATCGCCGATCAGGCGCACTTGGTCGTCGTCGATCCCCACGGTGATGAAATGGCTGAGCCTTTGATCCTCGCCGAGCACCCCGAGCGCGCCGTACTGGGCTCCGACAAGCTCGCAGGCGGACTGCACGACCCGTTCGAGTACCGATTGGAGCGAGAGGTCCTCGGCAATCGAGATGACCGCGCCTATGAGGCTGTTCATATGGTCTTGGATGCGGACGAGCTCTTCGGCGCGCTCGACGAATTCGCGCAACAGGTCCTGGACCCGTCTGGGCATCTCGCCAGACACTGGACCTCCATTCGCCGCCGTTCCGCGGCTGTGCCGCCTCGGAGCCCTTCCATTGTCATGGGGAGAGCCATCTGCTTGAAAGGCGCAAATGATGTGAGCCTCCGCTAGCAGGCAGAAGCCCCCTCGTTCCGAATCACGGTCCCGCGCCGTGACACTTGGCCGTAGAGTGTGCCTCGTGAGCGTCCAGACCTCCCCGGCGCTGGTTCAGATACCTGCGGCGCGCGCTTCGGCGATGACAGGCGCCGCCGTGTTGGGCGCACTGGGCTCCACGCCCTCCGGACTCGGCGAGGCCGAAGCCGCGCAAAGACTCGCACTCGGGGCGAACGTCCTCGAGGCAGGCCGGGTCAGCTGGCCGCACGTGCTTGCCCGCCAGTTCGCGAGCCCCCTTCAGGCTCTTCTCGTAGCAGCAGCAGCGATGTCCTTCTCGACGGGCGATCGACTCAACGCGAGCATCATCGTGGCGATCCTCGTCGGGAGCGGTCTGCTCGGCTTCGCGAACGAGATCCGGGCAGAGCGCACGGCGGCGGATCTGCATGAGCGGATCAGCCACACGGTCGTGGTGCTCCGCGAAGGCAAGGAGCGCTCGCTCCCGGTGCGCGAACTCGTCCCCGGGGACGTCATCCGTCTGAGCCTGGGCAACATCGTCCCCGCGGACGGTCGCCTCCTCGAGGCCATCGATCTCGAGACGGACGAGGGCGTCCTCACCGGAGAGTCCTCTCCCGTCGAAAAGGATCCGACGCCCGTCGCCGAAGGCTCCAGCCTCGGCGACCTCACAGACTGCCTCCTCATGGGAACCGTCGTCCACGCGGGCTCGGCGCGCGCCGTCGTGACCGCCACCGGGAACGCCACGGCCTTCGGACACATCGCCGAGGGGCTCGCCCAAGGCCTGCCGGAGACGGCCTTCCAGCGGGGCCTCAAGGAGTTCTCCATGATGCTCCTGTGGGTCGGCGTTGCGCTCACGGCCGGGATCTTGGCCGTCAATCTGCTCCTCGCGCGGCCGTTCCTCGACTCGGTCCTGTTCTCCCTCGCCATCGCCGTGGGCATCACGCCCCAGCTGCTCCCCGCCGTCGTGAGCACGAGCCTCGCCGCCGGTTCTCGACTCCTCGCCAAGGACGGCGTGCTAGTCAAGCGGCTCCTTGCGATCGAAGACCTGGGCAATCTCGACGTCCTAGTCACGGACAAGACCGGGACCCTGACAGAGGGCAGGATCGGCTTCGAGGAGGCACAGCCTGCCCACGTCGACGAGCCAGGATCCTCCGAACGGCTCGCTGAGCTCGCGGTGCTGTGCTGCGAGGCAGATCCGTCTGAGCCGGGGGCCTCGGGCGCCGGGCAGAATCCGATCGATGCCGCCCTCTGGGAAGCGTTCCCGGAGCTGCCTGCCCGCCTCGCAGCCCGACGGCGCCTCGGCCTCCGCCCCTTCGATCACGAGACCCGGGCCATGGAGACGCTCGTTGACTGGGATGGAGGAAGCGGCCCGCTGCGCATCCTCAAGGGCGCGCCGGAGGCGGTCCTCGAACGCTGCGCCGACGTCACGAATGAGGCTCGACGGCGCCTTGAGGACCTGTTCCGCCGTGGAGCGCGCGTGGTGGCGGTCGCGAGCGGCCCCGACGCAGGTCCTTTCCGTCTCGAGGGCTTCCTGAGCTTCCTCGACCGCCCGAAGGCCGACGCGCGGGATTCGCTGGACCGGCTCGCCGCCTTGGGCATCGAGGTCAAGATCGCCACCGGGGACAATGCACTTGTCGCCGAGCACGTGATGTCCGTTCTCGGCATGACGAGCGGCGGCGTTCTCACCGGGGTGCAGGTTGCTGCGATGGACGACGACGAACTCGCCTCCGCGGCGATCGGCGCCAAGGCCTTCGCCCGAGTCTCGCCGGAGCAGAAGTCGCGCATCGTCACCGTGCTGCGGCGCACCCACGCTGTGGGGTTTCTCGGCGATGGCGTCAACGACGCCCTGGCGCTGAACCGAGCCGACGTCGGAATCTCCGTGGACAGTGCCGCCGACGTCGCAAAGGACGCTGCCGACGTCGTCCTCCTTGAGAAGGACCTCGGTGTGCTCGCCGACGGAGTGGTCGGCGGCCGGCGCATCTTCGCGAACACCATCAAGTACCTGCTCATGGGCACAAGCAGCAACTTCGGCAACATGTTCTCCGCCGCCGCAGCGAGCGCCTTCCTGACGTTCCTCCCGATGCTGCCCGGGCAGATCCTCCTCAACAACCTCCTCTACGACTCGAGCCAGCTGGCCATTCCGACGGACAAAGTGGACCAGGACCAGCTCAGAAAGCCTGCTCACTGGGACATCGCCCTGATCCGGCGCTTCATGGTCGTCTTCGGCCCTGTGTCGTCGCTGTTCGACTTCACGACGTTCGGGCTCATGCTCGGCGTCTTCCACGCGGCCCCCGAGGAGTTCCGGGCGGGCTGGTTCGTGGAATCGCTCGCGACGCAGACGCTCATCGTCTTCGCGATCCGCACGCGGCACATCCCGTTCTTCAGAAGCGCAGCGTCGAGGGCGCTCACCGCGAGCGTCATCGCCGTGGTCGCCATCGGAGCGGCCATTCCTTACACGCCGTTCGGGACGGTCATCGGCTTCAGAGCGCTGCCGGCCCTGTTCTTCCTCGCCCTTGTGGGCATGGTCGTCCTGTACCTCGTTCTCGTCGAGGTGGCGAAGCACTTCTTCTACCGGGCGGCAGACCTGCGCGCTGTCCGAGAGCAGGCCGCACGGGACCGGGCTGCCCGCGAGCAGGCAGCCATCCAAGGGGTTCCGGCAGGTCCGACGATTCCAGCTCACGCAGTCCATGCCTCACACGCACGGGTACACCGGCGGGCCGTGCCGTTCCTCGTGCACACCGGGCGCGCTCGCGTGCGGCGGGCAGGCGGCGTGGCGGGCGGCCGGCGCTGAGCCAGACCGCGCTGAGCCTGATTCCGCTGGGCCTGACCCCGCTGAGCCAGACCGCGCTGACGCGGGCCCAAGGGCTCTAGCTGAATTCGCCCCGCGCGTACACGATCATGTCGTGTATCCGTCAGCAGTTCGGGCGGCGGCCTCGATCGCGGCCCAAGGCATCTTCCTCGGATGGGGACCGTTCACCGTTCAGCTCGGGAACTTCCTCGTCATCGTCGCGATGGTCGTACTGTTCGTCGCGGCGCTCTTCCTGCCATTTCCCGGAGGACGGGGCCGGAAATGAGCGCCGAGCAGAGCGGCGGCCGCATCGTCTCCTGGACCGGACGTCTTCGGGAATGGTCGCTTGAGAAGCTTCCGCCCGAGAAGCTTCTCCCCGAGAACCAGCCGAGCTACGTCGCCTCCTGGATCTACGTCTTCGGCATGGCGTCGATCGCGGCGCTCGGCTACGTGATCGTCTCCGGGTTCGTCCTCGCCCTCAACGGGCCCGTCTGGTACCACGTCTCCGCCTTCGGGCATTTCATCAACAGCACGCACCTGTGGAGCGTCGAGCTGTTCTTCATGTTCATGGTCATCCACTTGTGGGGGAAGTTCTGGATGGCCTCGTGGCGCGGTGGCCGGGCCCTGACCTGGATCACAGGAGTGCTCGCGTTCGTCGTGTCGATCGTCACGGCGTTCACGGGCTACCTCCTCCAGACGAACTTCGACTCCGAGTGGATCGCCTTCCAAGCCAAGGATGCGCTCAACGCGGTCGGGATCGGGGCCTGGTTCAACGTGGACGATCTCGGTCAGATCCTCATGTGGCACATCGTCCTCTTGCCGCTTGGGGTGGGGGCCGTCGTCGTCATGCATGTGCTCCTGGTGCGGGCGCACGGCGTCGTCCCTCCTCTCGAGGCGGCTGAGACGGACGCCCAGCTGCGCGACATTCAGCTGCGCGATGCCGCCGGGACCTTCGAGACGGGGGAGGGGGATCTGTCATGACCACGATCTCCCGGCGGCCCACGTCTGGCCGCGAACAGCCGAAGCGCAGCCGAGACCTCGACCGGGAACCCTGGCGCGGTGCGGTCCGCGAGTACGACCTCGTCAAGGAGCTCGTCTACGCACTCGTCGTCGTGGGCCTTCTCACCGTCGGGCTCGCCGCCGTCGTCGGCTCCCCGGACGACGCACCGGTGACGCTCAAGCAGTGGGCGACGACGGCGCCGTCGGATTTCGTGGCGACGGCAACCGCCGAGCTGGGCGGGACGAGCGATACCGCCCAGTATGGTCCGCCCTACAACTCGACCCAGGGGGCTAGCCAAACCCTCGGGTCCATCGACCTACAGAGTCTTTCAGGGGTCCGCCGGCCCATCGACACGGCGCAGGACTTCGTCGTCGGGCCTCTCGAGAAACTCCCGCAGCCGCCCGCCGCCCTCGCCGTGTGGAATGCCGCGAACGACGCCCAGCGCGCTGCGTGGACGTCGGCCTACTCGGACGCCCTCTCCAAGGCGCCCGACGGCGATCCCGCCAAGGTCGCCCCCGGCGACTACGGGCCGGTTCCGGCCTTGGATTCTGCGCTGCTCGCGATGGCGCAGAAGGGCACGCTCGAGGGCGCGCTCGACGGCGGCACTCAGGCGGGGCTTGACCGCACCAAGAGCGTGCTGTTCCTCGGGGACGGTGCGTACTTCCGGCGCTTGCCGACAGCCAGCATCTGACCGGCGACCAGTGGGGAATGATGAACGAGACGGGGAACTACCCCGGCCAATCGTGGCTCTGGCTCTTCTCGTTCTGGTACCAGATCCCGCCGTTCAACGGCCTCGCGAACGCGGATCTGGTGATCGTAGGGATCATGGTGCTGCTCACGCTCGCCCTCATGCTGCTGCCTTTCATCCCCGGGCTCCGCTCGATCCCGCGGCTGCTCCCCGTCCATCGGCTCATCTGGCGGGATTACTACCGGCGGCGTTGAGGATGGGCCCGGAGAATAGGGCATTGAGCCCGTTCCTGCAGTGACCCGCCAGACCTACACTGTCGCCATGACAACCCAGCCCATGCGATACCCGAAGGTGCAGGAGCTCTCGAGCGAGGAGTGCTGGGCCAAGCTCCGCACGATGGTCCTCGGGCGGTTGGCGATCGCGGGCGAGGAACATCCTGAACTCTTTCCGATCAACTATGTGGTGGATCGAGGCACCGTGGTGTTCCGGTCCGACCCCGGGACCAAGATCGCCGCATCACTCGACAGGGCCCGCGTTGCCTTCGAGGTCGACGCCTTCGACCCGGCTACGAACGAAGCCTGGTCGGTGATCGTCAAGGGCGGCCTCGAGCCTGTCCTCGAGACCGCCGAGATCATCGATGCGTTGACGCTTCCTCTGTTCCCATGGCAGCACGGCGCGAAGGCCTTCTTCGTGCGGATCGTCCCCGTGGAGCTTTCCGGCCGCCAGTTCGTCGTCGCCGACCCTGGCCATTGGGCCTCCCAGCTGATGGGCATCCGTCCGGCGTCCGAGGAGTAGTCGGGCGCTTCAGTGCCCCCGGTCTATCCATTCCTGCAGGTGGGGGGCCTCGGCCCCGATCGACGTCGAATCGCCGTGGCCCGTGTTCACCACCGTCTCCGCAGGGAGCGTCAGGAGGCGCTCGCGGATGGAGTTGATGATGGTTGGGAAGTCACTGAACGAACGCCCCGTCGCCCCGGGGCCGCCTTGGAACAGCGTGTCACCAGTGAACACGGTGCCGAGGGCGGGGGCGTGGAAGCTGACCGAGCCGGGGGAGTGGCCGGGCGTATGCAGGGCCACGAGTTCGGTGCCCGCGATCTCGAAGCGCTGCCCGTCGGAGATGTCGGAGTCCGGACGGCTCTCGGGATAGACCGCCTCCCACAGCATCTGATCCGCGGGGTGCAGGTAAACCGGGGCGCCGACGCGGTCCGCGAAGTCCCGCGCGTGCCGGATGTGGTCGTCGTGGCCGTGCGAGAGGAGGACTGCGGTGACCGTCCGCCCGTTCACCGCCTGGGCGACCCGGGCGGCGTCGTGCGCGGGGTCGATCACGGCGGCGCTCTCATTATCGCCGACGATCCACACGTTGTTATCGACATCCCAAGTGCCGCCGTCCAGGGAGAACGTCCCCGAGGTGACGACGCGCTCGATCCGCACAGCCATCAGAGCTCCACCACCGAGCGGAGGGCTTCGCCGCGGTGCATCTTCTCGAACGCGGCCTCGACGTCCCCGAGGCCGATCCGCTCGGTGACGAAAGCGTCGAGGGGGAGGCGGCCGAGCTTGTACTGGTCGACGAGCATGGGGAAGTCGCGGCTAGGGAGGCAATCGCCGTACCACGAGGACTTGAGCGAGCCGCCCCGTCCGAAGACGTCGAGGAGCGGCAGTTCGAGCGTCATCTCTGGCGTCGGGACGCCGACGAGCACGACTCGGCCGGCGAGGTCCCGGGCATAGAACGCTTGCTTGTAGGTTTCCGGGCGTCCGACGGCGTCGATGACGACATCGGCGCCGAAGCCGTTCGTGAGCGCCCGGATCGCCTCGACAGGGTCCTGCTCGCGCGAGACGACGCCATGGGTCGCACCGAGCTTCTTGGCGGTTTCAATCTTGGCGGGGTCCAGATCGACGGCAATGATCGTCGTCGCCCCCGCGAGCTTGGCGCCCGCGATGGCCGCGCAGCCGACCCCGCCGCACCCGATGACGGCGACCGATTCGCCGCGCTGAACGGCACCCGTGTTGATGGCCGCACCGATTCCGGCCATGATGCCGCAGCCGAGCAGGCCGACCGCCGCCGGGTCAACGTCGTCGTCGACCTTTGTGCACTGGCCCGCGGCGACGAGGGTCTTCTCGGCGAAGGAACCGATGCCGAGGGCCGGTGAGAGCGGGGTTCCGTCCTGGAGGGTCATCTTCTGGGTGGCATTGTGGGTTGCGAAGCAGTACTGCGGCTGGCCCTTTTTGCAGGCGCGGCATTCGCCGCACACGGCACGCCAGTTCAGGATCACGCGGTCGCCCGGCTTGAGATCCGTGACGTCCGGCCCCACGGCACTGACGACGGCGGTCGACTCATGGCCGAGCAGATACGGGTAGTCGTCGCCGATGCCGCCGAGCTTGTAGTGCAGGTCAGTGTGGCAGACGCCGCACGTGAGCACGTCGACGAGAGCCTCGCCCGGACCCGGATCGGGCACCAGAATCGTCTCTACAGTCGCCCGCGCGCCCTTCTCGCGGACAACGACGGCCTTCACTTCGTGAACAGTCTGGGCCATGAAAAAACCTCCGGTGGTTCCCCGACAGATGACGGTGCCATGATGGCTTTGCCATCCTACGGGGAGCCACCAGAGGTGACGTAAATCACTCAGGGAGCGGTCAGGCTCCGAGCTTCTCCTTCACCTGGGCTGCAGACGGGTTCGTCGCGGCCGTGCCGTCTGGGAAGATCACCGTCGGGACGGTCCGGTTGCCGCCGTTGAGCTGCTCCACGAGCTCAGCCGTGCCCTCGACCTCCTCGATGTTGACCTCCGTGTAGCCGATGCCCTGGGCATCGAGCTGCTTCTTCAGGCGGTTGCAGTACCCGCACCATGTGGTCGAGAACATCGTGATTGTGCCGTCGGAAGGGGTGAAGTCGGTCATGGGTGTACTCCTCGAGCGGTTGGGTCTTCCGAATCGGAAAACGGCCTCTGACCCTCAAGTATTCCGGACCGCTGCCGAAGATCCTGACGAAGCCTTTACGCGCCGGGATCTGTACGCGCAATGCTGCGGGCGCGACACTGCACCCAATTAGAGCTCCCAACCACTAACCGCCCCTGGATCTGCCGGAGAAAAGGCGATGAAGTTCCACGGACTGAACGATCCACGACGGCCAGCCGTGCACTACGAAGCCCTGCCCGCTTCCTCGCCCGGCGCAGGCGACGCGGTCGAAGGTGACCTGCTCCGAGGCCTGGATGGCTATCTGTTCAAGGACGCGGAGGGACAGCGGTGGTGGGTCATGTTCTCGTCCCAAGAGGGCCAGATCCTCGCGTGCGCCAACGTAGACGACGAAGAGGAAGAGGAAGTGCGCGTCCTCGCGCGCAACGTGAGCCGAGCGAAAGCCGAAGAAGCCTTCCGTCAGTTCCCGCCCAGCTCGCTCGAAGAGGCCGCCCTGCTCGCCGAGGGTCTCGAGGAAAAGCCCTGAGGCCTCGGCTCACCTACCCGACGTGGACCCACGGCCGCTGTGTGACGTCGGGGACGGCCTGACGCAGCACTTCACGCGTGACGGGTGCAATTTCGCCTTCGCCGAAGAACATGAAGCGCAGCAGATTCCGAACAGGGTTGCCTTCGGTCCAGCGGAAATAGATGTGCGGCATGAGGCCGGTGACGTCTCTGATGTGCAGCAGGACTGAGGCGATCGTGTTGGGGACGACAGGCCCGTGAACCTCGAGGATGCGGAACCCGTGGCGCATGATGCCGTGGACCTCCAACGCCGTTTCGAAGTCCGAGGAATCGTCGACGATCACTTCGAGGAAAAGGACGTTGTCCCCGAGCGGAAGGTGGCTCACTTCGCTGACCGTCTGCAGCTTGTGGCGATAGGCCTCGCCTGTCAGCCTGAGCGGTTCGTGCGCGATGATCTGCAGCGGTCCCGAGTCGGCTTCGGCGACGAACTCGATGGCCTTCTCGTCGAAGTGGATACTCGTCGCATGCAGTTCGAAGGAGCGCTTGGCACGTGAGAGGAAGGAGATCACGATGATGCCTGCGATGAAGATCGCCGCAATCTGGATGCCTTCGGGGCGCTCGATCATATTCGTCAGCGTGGTGTAGACGAAGACCGCCGCCACGATCCCGAACCCCACAGTGAGCCTGCGCTGCTGCCGGCGCCGAGCTGAGAGGGTCACCGCGACGGCAGCCGAGGTCATGAGTACGAGGACGCCGGTCGCGTACGCCCCGCCCTGCGCATCGACGTTCGCGTCGAAGATGAGTGTGATGAGGAACCCGACCCCGGTGAAGACGAGGACGAGGGGCCGCGTGGCCTTTGTCCACTGCGGCGCCATGCCGTAGCGGGGGAGGTAACGGGGGACGAGGTTCAGCAGTCCCGCCATCGCCGAGGCCCCCGCGAACCAGAGGATCGCGATCGTGCTCAGATCGTAGACCGTGCCGAAGGCGACGCCCAGGTATTCGTGGGCAAGGAGGGCGAGGGCGCGTCCGTCGGCCGCGCCGCCCGGCTGAAACTCCTTCTGCGGGATGAGGACCACGGAGGTGAAGCTGCTCGTGACGAGGAAGGTGCTCATGATGAGGGCCGCGGCGGTGAGCAGCCGCTTCGCGCCGCGGATGCGTCCGGCGGGATGCTCTTCGGTGTCGCTCGCATCGCCGTGGATCTGCGGCATGACCGCCACGCCTGTCTCGAAGCCCGACATGCCGAGGGCCAGCTTGGGGAAGACCAGGAGGGCGACGCCGACGATCAGCGCGGGATTGCCGTGGGACGCGGTCAGCCCCTGCCACCAGTCGGCCACCTGGATTGGGTGAGTGAGGGCCTCGCCGAGCGTGAAGACCACCAGAATCGCGTTCAGGATGAGGTAGATGCCCACGAGGACGACGGCGACGCCGATGGCTTCCTTGAACCCCCGCAGGAACACCGCTGCCAGAAGGGCGAGCAGGAAGAGGGTCACGACAATGTTCTGCCCTTGGAGCCAACCCGGTGTGAGCGGGTTGGCGATGAGGTGCGCGGCCGCATCCGCTGCCGAGAGCGTCATGGTGATCATGAAGTCCGTGGCGGCGAAGCCGAGGAGGGCGAGCACGAAGAACTTCCCGCCCCAGCGGGGCAGCAGGCGTTCGAGCATCGCGATCGACCCGGAGCCGCTGTGGCTCTCCACCGAAACCCTCCGGTAGACGGGGAGGGCCCCGAAGAGGGTGACGGCAACGAGCACGATCGTCGCAAGTGGGGAGAGCAGGCCGGCCGCGACGACCGCAATGGCCGGCGCGTAGCCGAGTGAGGAGAAGTAGTCGACGCCGGTCAGGCACATGACCTGCCACCACGGATGCTTCTTCTCGTGTTCTCGGGGAATCGCGTGGGGACCCTGATGGAGGGCCTGCGTCTGATGGAGGTCATGCAGCAGCCAGGCCTTGAACGAACGGCCCGGCGTGGCTCTGGTTGGCCTCGGCTCAGCGGGAGGCCGACTCAAGGTTGTCATCGCGTCTTCCTTATCGTTGCCCTGCACCTGATCGCCGACTTGCACACACTGCGATGGCTGAGACGATAACGCGACTGGCCGGGCGCATTACAGCGCATTTACGGAACCCTTACGAGCAAGTGCAGATGCGGCTGATCTTCCGCCCCTTAGCTGGTCTCGAACCTGTACCCGCGTCCCGACTCAGTGATGAGGTGGCGCGGATTGGCGGGATCGCTCTCGAGTTTGCGCCGCAGCTGCGCCATGTAGACCCGGAGGTACTGTGTCTCCTCCCCATACGCAGGTCCCCAGACCGTCTGCAGGAGCTGCCGCTGGGTGACGAGCTTCCCACGATTGGCAACGAGCATCTGCAGGACGCCCCATTCCCGAGGCGTGAGGTGGACGCGTTCGCCCTGTCGGGTGACGGTGGCAGCCCCCAGATCGACGAGTAGGTCACCGGCATCGATCAGTCCGTCGGTCGGGGCGTGGGCAGAGCGGCGTTCGACGGCGCGGAGGCGGGCGAGCAACTCGTCGAGCCCGAAGGGCTTTGTCACGTAGTCGTCCGCGCCGGCGTCGAGGGCCTCGACCTTGTCCGTCGAGCCGTGGCGGGCCGAGAGCACGACGATTGGCAGGTCGGACCACCCCCGGATTCCTCGGATGACTTCGGCGCCGTCCAGATCAGGGAGCCCGAGGTCCAGGACGAGCACGTCAGGAGGCGTGGAAGCGGCGAGACGCAAGGCCTCCCTGCCGCTGGCCGCGACGATGACGGCGTAGCCTTCGGCCCGGAGGTTGATCTGGAGCGCTCGCAGGAGCTGTGGCTCGTCGTCCACCACGAGTACGCGCTTCACGGTCGCCTCCTTAGTCCCGCGGCCCAGCGTACAGAGGCATGCGGATGACCATGGTCAGGCCTCCGCCCGGAGTGGGTTCGGCGCCGAGTTCGCCGTCCATCGCCTCGATGAAGCCTTTCGCGACGGCGAGGCCCAGGCCGATGCCGGGTCCGGTCCCTTCGTCGCCCAGACGCTGGAACGGTTGGAACATCGCCATGACACGTTCGGGCGGAACTCCGCTGCCGTGGTCGACAACCCGCAGTTCACTCACTGGTCGGTCTCCGATGCTCGGCGCCAGGAGGCCTCCGGTCGTCGCGACGATGACGACGTCGCTGTTCGGCGCATATTTGACCGCGTTCTCGACGACGTTGGCGAGGGCCCTGACGAGCAGGCCGCGGTCGCCGTCGAGCGCGGGGAGGTTCGGGGCCAGATCCACCCGGACGGCATCAGGCGGCAGTTCGGACAGGACCTCAGACACGACGTCCAGCCACGTCACCGGTTCGTGCAGAACCGACACGGCCGCGCTATCGATACGGGACATGTCGAGGAGATTCGCGACAAGGTTGTCTAGCCGGTTGGAGTAGGAGT
Encoded proteins:
- a CDS encoding S-(hydroxymethyl)mycothiol dehydrogenase, whose translation is MAQTVHEVKAVVVREKGARATVETILVPDPGPGEALVDVLTCGVCHTDLHYKLGGIGDDYPYLLGHESTAVVSAVGPDVTDLKPGDRVILNWRAVCGECRACKKGQPQYCFATHNATQKMTLQDGTPLSPALGIGSFAEKTLVAAGQCTKVDDDVDPAAVGLLGCGIMAGIGAAINTGAVQRGESVAVIGCGGVGCAAIAGAKLAGATTIIAVDLDPAKIETAKKLGATHGVVSREQDPVEAIRALTNGFGADVVIDAVGRPETYKQAFYARDLAGRVVLVGVPTPEMTLELPLLDVFGRGGSLKSSWYGDCLPSRDFPMLVDQYKLGRLPLDAFVTERIGLGDVEAAFEKMHRGEALRSVVEL
- a CDS encoding cytochrome b N-terminal domain-containing protein → MSAEQSGGRIVSWTGRLREWSLEKLPPEKLLPENQPSYVASWIYVFGMASIAALGYVIVSGFVLALNGPVWYHVSAFGHFINSTHLWSVELFFMFMVIHLWGKFWMASWRGGRALTWITGVLAFVVSIVTAFTGYLLQTNFDSEWIAFQAKDALNAVGIGAWFNVDDLGQILMWHIVLLPLGVGAVVVMHVLLVRAHGVVPPLEAAETDAQLRDIQLRDAAGTFETGEGDLS
- a CDS encoding mycoredoxin produces the protein MTDFTPSDGTITMFSTTWCGYCNRLKKQLDAQGIGYTEVNIEEVEGTAELVEQLNGGNRTVPTVIFPDGTAATNPSAAQVKEKLGA
- a CDS encoding MBL fold metallo-hydrolase, yielding MAVRIERVVTSGTFSLDGGTWDVDNNVWIVGDNESAAVIDPAHDAARVAQAVNGRTVTAVLLSHGHDDHIRHARDFADRVGAPVYLHPADQMLWEAVYPESRPDSDISDGQRFEIAGTELVALHTPGHSPGSVSFHAPALGTVFTGDTLFQGGPGATGRSFSDFPTIINSIRERLLTLPAETVVNTGHGDSTSIGAEAPHLQEWIDRGH
- a CDS encoding amino acid transporter; translated protein: MTTLSRPPAEPRPTRATPGRSFKAWLLHDLHQTQALHQGPHAIPREHEKKHPWWQVMCLTGVDYFSSLGYAPAIAVVAAGLLSPLATIVLVAVTLFGALPVYRRVSVESHSGSGSIAMLERLLPRWGGKFFVLALLGFAATDFMITMTLSAADAAAHLIANPLTPGWLQGQNIVVTLFLLALLAAVFLRGFKEAIGVAVVLVGIYLILNAILVVFTLGEALTHPIQVADWWQGLTASHGNPALIVGVALLVFPKLALGMSGFETGVAVMPQIHGDASDTEEHPAGRIRGAKRLLTAAALIMSTFLVTSSFTSVVLIPQKEFQPGGAADGRALALLAHEYLGVAFGTVYDLSTIAILWFAGASAMAGLLNLVPRYLPRYGMAPQWTKATRPLVLVFTGVGFLITLIFDANVDAQGGAYATGVLVLMTSAAVAVTLSARRRQQRRLTVGFGIVAAVFVYTTLTNMIERPEGIQIAAIFIAGIIVISFLSRAKRSFELHATSIHFDEKAIEFVAEADSGPLQIIAHEPLRLTGEAYRHKLQTVSEVSHLPLGDNVLFLEVIVDDSSDFETALEVHGIMRHGFRILEVHGPVVPNTIASVLLHIRDVTGLMPHIYFRWTEGNPVRNLLRFMFFGEGEIAPVTREVLRQAVPDVTQRPWVHVG
- a CDS encoding pyridoxamine 5'-phosphate oxidase family protein; this translates as MTTQPMRYPKVQELSSEECWAKLRTMVLGRLAIAGEEHPELFPINYVVDRGTVVFRSDPGTKIAASLDRARVAFEVDAFDPATNEAWSVIVKGGLEPVLETAEIIDALTLPLFPWQHGAKAFFVRIVPVELSGRQFVVADPGHWASQLMGIRPASEE